Genomic window (Indicator indicator isolate 239-I01 chromosome 37, UM_Iind_1.1, whole genome shotgun sequence):
CCTTtcctcctgcccacccctcCAGGGCTGTAGGGAACCCCCAGAGAGCTCTCCCCCTTCGCCACAGGACCCCCCAGCAGAACCCTCAACCCCTAGATCCTCACAGCACCCCCAAGCAGCGACCCTCCCGCCCCAGGGCTTCCCAGAGACCCTCTCCCCAAAccctcacagccctcccccggaccCCTCCCATCCCCCCCGAGACTCACCGGGACCGCCCCCCAGCAGTGACTGCACCCCCAGATCCTCCCGGGGCCCCTCCAGACTTTCCCAGCAGCGACCACCCCCTCGCAGGGCCCCTCAGACCCCCCCCACCGCACAGCCCCCCCTTTCCCAGacccccttccccagcagaaCCCCCCCCAGCAGAGACccccttccccagaccccccccagcagagccctccttccccagaccccctcccccagcagagACCCCCTTCCCCAGATCCCCCCCATCAGAACcctccttccccagaccccctcccccagcagacctcccccccctccccagaccCTCACAGTGCCCACCCCAGAcccccacccacagcagcatgccccctccttggagctgcacagggtccccccagaccccccacATTAGGACCCCCCCATCTCGAGCCTCACAAGGACCCCCCCCCAGCACTGACAACCCCCCAGGACCCTTACACAACTCCCCCAGACCCTCCCTAGCAGCAATCCCCCCCCCCCGTTCCCCACAGGGTGTCCCCCCAGACTCCTGCATCAGGACACTCTCCCCCTCCCTAAGCCACACAGAGAGCCCCCCCAGACCATCACAGAGTACCCCTGGACTGTGAGtgcccccctgccccagcagcaaccCCGTCCTCCGCCCAGATCCTCACAGGAGCCCCCCCAAGACACCTCCCAGACACAgggactccccccagaccccttcAGCAgcaacaccccccccaccccaacactAACAGGGaccccccagccctctcctTCCAGCAGCAATTCCCTCCCCCTAGATCCTCAAGGAGCCCCCCAACAAGAGACACCCCCCCAGACCCTCACAGGGACCTTCATCTTCTCCCCACTTACCCTTACTGCCCCCCTCAATGCTTGGTGCTGCACAGGCAGGAGCCAACCCCAAcccagccaagggcagggaccCCCTACCCACCCTGGGGCTGCCACCACCCACCCCAGGGCTGTCACCCCCCACTTCATCCCCAGGCACCAAGGGGTTACCACACAAACCCAGCTTTGGTGGACAAAATCTTCTTAAGTCTTTAATCACAGTGGGAAAGggatgggaggggggggggaacagGGCCTCAGCGTGCCCCCCCCgagctgtccccagccctgcttggtggaggcaggggcaggggggggcAGGGACAAGTGTGCCCAGCCTGGGAATTGAAGCCAAATCACTGAACCTGGCTTAAACTTTAATGGAATTTAGgcacaaaaaaaggaagaggggagggtAATGGGGCTggagggtttgggggggggcACGCCTGGCACCCCCCTCACCTCGGGGGGGGCCCCAGGCATTAGTCAGGGGGTAAAGGTCGGTGTTTGCATGCCCGGTGCGGAAGTGGCACCGTcctcctgtccccagctccGGCGCTGGCTCCCGGCTGGCAGCAGGtagggagggcagggctgggtgccccccacccccacagcGTGGGCTGtgtcccccagccctggggggGCACCCACGGGGGAGCTGTGCGGTGACACGGGGGGGtcccagccagctctgtgccaggctggtgtcCCCGGGGCCTGGCACGGCTGAATGTCCTCTCTCTGGGGACAGGGACACGGggagcctgctgctgtgctggggagggttGTGGCCTCCCCACGGCTCCGTAGGGATTGGGATCTGGGGTCCCTGTAAGCCCTATAGGGACCAGGTGCTGAGGCTCCCTGCACAGACTGTGGGGGTGCCCACAGGGACCTGGTGTCCCCCCAGCCCCGTAGAGGCCAGGCTCCAGGGGTTCCCACAGGGTCAGGGCTCTAGGGGTCCCCACAGGAGtgagctctggggtccccatgGTCTtacaggggccaggctctggggGTCCCCACAGGAGCGAGCTTTGGGGTCCTCATGGTCTCATAGGGACCAGACTCTGGGGATTCCCACAGGCACAGGGCTCTAGGGGTCCCCATGGTCTCACAGGGGCCTGGCTCTGGGGGTTCCCACAGGGACAGGACTCTAGGGGTCCCCACAGGAGTGAGCTCTGGGGTCCCCGTGGTCTCACAGGGACCAGGTTCTGGAGATTCCCATACGGACAAGGCTCTAGGGGTCTCCACAGGTGTGAGCTTTGGGGTCCTTGTGGTCTCACAGGGACCAGGTTCTGGGGGTTCCCATAGAGATGAGGGTCTGGGGTCCCTGTAGAGCCAGAGGGACTAGACTGTGGGGGTTCCCATGGGGACCTGGCTTGGGTCTCAATGGCTCCATAGGCTCTGGATGTCCTCACAACCCCATAGAAACTGGGCTCTGGGGGTCCCCATAGGGATGGGAATCTGGGGGTCCTTTAGCCCCATAGAGAATGGCTGTGGAGGTCCCCATAGCCCTTAGGGACCCAGCATCCTATGGTCCCATAGGGACTGGGCTCTGGGGGTCCCCATAGCCCTGTAGGGACTGAACTCTGGGGTCCTCATCATCCTATGGGGACCAAGCTCTGAGGGTCCCCATAGAGACTGGCTCTGGGGGTCCCCATAGTGCCACAGGGACAGGACTCAAGGACTCCCCACAGAGACTGACTTTGGGTGGGGTGTCCGTATTGTCCTGTAGGGAGAGGGCTTAGGGACTCCCCATAGAGACCAGACTCTGGGGGTCCCCATCATGCCATAGGGACAGGGCTTTGGGTCTCTCCAGAGGGATCAGATTCTGGGAGTCCCTGCAGTCCCATAAGGACACAGTTTTAGGGTCCCTGTGGCCCCATAATGATGAGGCTTTGGGGGATCTCTCTAGGGATCAGGCTCTGGAGGTCCCCATAGAGACAGGGTGCTGGGGTCTCCATGGCCCCatagggatgaggctttggggGTCTCCATAGGGATCAGGCTCTGGAGGTCCCCATAGGGACAGGATGCTGGGGTCTCCATGGCCCCatagggatgaggctttggggGTCTCCATAGGGATCAGGCTCTGGAGGTCCCCATAGAGACAGGGTGCTGGGGTCTCCATGACCCCatagggatgaggctttggggGTCTCCATAGGGATCAGGCTCTGGAGGTCCCCATAGAGACAGGATGCTGGGGTCTCCATGACCCCatagggatgaggctttggggGTCTCCATAGGGATCAGGCTCTGGAGGTCCCCATagaggcagggtgctggggtaTCCATGGCCCCAgagggatgaggctttggggGTCTCCATAGGGATCAGGCTCTGGAGGTCCCcacagctccattctcctgctcccagctcctgccctgtgtCACCATAGCCATGGTGGGGGGATGGGGGCAGCCCTTCCACATGGCATGGCTGAATCCTGCTGCACCCCACACACAGCATCACCCCTCCCCCCAATGTCCCCACCCTGGGTGACACTGGCACTGGAGGGACTCCCTGGGGCAAGGATCCGTCTGTGTGTGGCATTGAGTCCTGGCTGGGCATTTTGGGCTgcagggtggggtgggaaaAGCATCTGTGGGGTTGCCAACCTCTCCTTGGCCCCCCTATCACcgcagcccctgccctgctgagatggCACCGGGCGCCTGAGCCGCCCCCTTGGCGGGGATCAGCCATGGAGACAGTTGTCATCGTGGCCATCGGGGTGCTGGCCACCATCTTCCTGGCATCCTTCGTGGCACTGGTGGTGGTCTGCCGGCAGCGGTACTGCCACCCCAAAGACCTGCGGCACCACTATGACACCAAGTGAGTGACATCGTGGTGGGGGCATTGTCCTTGTCCCAGCCAGGGGAGGGGTGTCTAGGAGGAACCTCAAACCCCCCGGGGCTGGGGACGATGCTGGGGACATCCCCCATGATCAAGGGGATAATGCTGGGGCCACATCCAGCAGCATCAGAAGGACAATGCTGGGGGCACATCCAGCAGCATCAGGGAGTTGGGATGTGGAGGGAGCCCCAGGAGgtgagcctgtccccagaggtgtCCCCCATGTCCCCAACAGACCCATCGTGGACCTGATGGGGACCACCGAGACGCCGTCCGAACCCTCAGAACTGGAGCTGGATGATGTGGTGATCACCAACCCCCACATCGAGGCCATCCTGGAGAACGAGGACTGGGTGGAGGATGCCTCGTGAGtgtgtgtcccctccctggtgTGCCCCCTGACCCTCCACCACTGCTGGGcatctccaacctccctatCATGGCACACAGGTGGCAGAGATGCAGGGACCACCAAGCCGTGGCTGGCCCCAAGAAGGGACAGGCCTGAAGCTGATCTCTGGGTGGGGATGTCCCCAAGGGTCTGGGGGACACAGAGGGTGGGTAGGCAGTGGTGGGGGCATGAGGAGGGGAGGATGGGAGGAGTCTACTTGGTTTCATGTCCTCCCTCTCCACAGCGGTCTGGTGTCCCACTGCATTGCCATCCTGAAGGTGAGTCCAAGAGGTGgcactggtggtgctggtggcactgagtgccCACCCTGGCCCCACTCCCATTGTCATCCCCCCTGCAATCTGCAGATCTGCCACACACTGACAGAGAAGCTGGTGGCCATGACCATGGGCTCAGGTGCCCGAGTGAAGTCCCCTGCCAGCCTTGGTGACATCATTGTGGTGGCCAAACGCATCAGCCCCAGGTGACAGGGGGTTCCTGGGGTGATGTAGGGTGGGGGTGATGGAGGGTGGCACCGTGGTGTCCCTGGAGGTTCATGCCATGCCCATCATCAGGGTGGATGACGTGGTGAGATCCATGTACCCTCCGCTGGACCCCAAACTGCTGGATGCCAGGTGACACAGGGGACACTccctgggtgggtggggggaTGTGAAACACCCATGGGTGGGGACACCAATGCCACCTAGCTGGGAACAACTTTGTGGGCAGTGTTTGAGGCATTGCTGTAGACTTGAGGGCCCTCAGACCAGCTTTCCACACTCTGCCCTTTGTTTCCTGCAGCTTCTTGAATGAAGCTGGTGGAACTTGAAGGTCTCAAACCAGCAGCATGGTATCACCCTGTGGTTAAaggctgctgctcccagggTGTGGGTGCTTCATTGGCACAGCTGCTTAGCTGCCTTGCAGTGCAGAACAGGTTCAGTCTCCATTTGAGCTGTCGTTTACCCTTATCCCTTGTGTTAGATGTTCCTGGGGTTTTTAAGGTGTGATCCATGTGTCTGCAGgacagctgctccctgcccactcAGACCTCCCAAGGTCCGTCAGCCTTCATCAGGGCTGCTGTCATCCTGCCATCCCAACCCCAGGGGCTGTAGCCCTTCCTCtgacctgctttggcaggcgggttggactccatgatctcttggtgtctcttccaacctctaacgtactgtgatactgtgacaatCAGAATGGGGACAGCGTGGGGACCTCCAGATGGGGAACCCGAGGCGGAAGCCACACTCCTGGCAGCAAAGCCCTGCGCGGGacagggagggcaggggaggggagggccgGGGAAGGTGACGAGGCCACCGTGTCCCCCCCGACAGGGCGGCCGCGCTGCTGCTGTCGGTCAGCCACCTGGTGCTGGTGACCCGCAGCGCTTGCCGCCAGCCTGCCGCTCGCCACTGGGTGGAGCGGTCGCTGGCCGCCGCCGAGGAGCACATGGCCGTGCTGCGCCAGGCCGCCATGGCCACCGAGAGCGACCGCCCGGCGCCCACCGAGGCTTTCCGCCAGGAGCAGTCGGCCATCTGAGTGCCAcccacccctgctgccaccTTGCCCTGCCAATAAAAGCCCTGGGATGCGGTGGGTggcacacccccaccccaccatccTGGGGGCTCTGGATCTGGCTTTGTGGTTTCTTGCTCCACACAGGGATttgagggagggggaggggtggCGGAGGGTTTGGAGCGTCTAGGAAGGGAGGGTCAGGAGGGTTGGGGAGGTTATGAGGGCTTGGGGGAGATGGAAGCattgggggaggggggtttATGGGGGTTTGGAGAGGattgggggggaaaggggacGTGGGGGGCAAGGTTAGGAGTTTAGAGGGGCTTGGAGTGGGACGGTtttgggggaagggggagagtgCAGTGGTCATGGGGGGTCTTGGGGGGAGGATTTGGGGGGTGTTACAGGGGCTtgggtctgggggggggggactcAGGGGTGCTGCCCAATCCCGAGGGCCGCTGGACTCATCCTCGGCATGGTGCCAGGGCCCGCCACGGCCTGCCCCCAGCCCGGAGGGGGTTCATTGGGGCGGGGGGAGTTGAGTCCTGCCGAAGTCATTGCCCCCAGGCCGGGCGGGCGACGGTCATGTGGCTGCGCGTCACGTGACGGGAAGGCGGGACGAAGGGCGGGGGTTCCCGCCTCCTTTCCCCAGCTGTCCAATGGGAGCACGGCATGCAGGGTGGTGGGCCAATGGAAGGCGGGGGGTGGGGACTGTGGCTGGCAGGCACCGAGACCGTGGCGGTGGGGCTGGGACCGGGGCAGGGTCTGGGATCGCTGGGAGGTACTGGGGAGCGTTTGAGGCTATCAAGGGGGTAGGGGGGCGTAGTGGGAGGGAATACCGACGGCactggggggcactgggagaGAATCTCGAGGACACTGGGAGGCACTAGTGTGTACTGGGAAGGAATTCCGAGGGCAATGGGAGGTACTGGTGAGCACTGGGGGCACTGGAAGGGAATCCCGAGGGTACTGGGAAGCAGTGGCGGGTACTAGGAGAGAATTCCAAGAGCactggagggcactgggagggaaTCCCGAGACTACTGGGAGGGAGTGGTAGTCATGGAGGGTTCTGGGGGTACTGGGAGGGACTGGTAGTCATGGAGGGTCCTGGGGGTACTGGGAGGAACTAGGAGTCAGAGAGGGCAGTGAGGATAATGAGATTCCCTGGGAGGGTTAGGGGGTGACACTGGAAGTCATGGGAGGCTCTGGTGGTACTGGGCCGGACTGGACGGCAGTGGGAGACCCTGAgggtactgggaggcactgtgGAGCACTGGGACATACTGGCTAGCGCTGGGAGTCGCAGGGTGCTGTGGGGCCCAGGAGACACTGGTGTGGactggggggcactgggagccATGGGGGTGGTTCTAGGGCAGTGGGAAGCACTGGGAAATGGGGATGTAGGGGGACTGGAAAGCACTGGGAGTCATGGGGTTCTAGGGGTACTGGGAGTTATGGAGCGGTCTGGGAGCACCGGGTCATGCGGGGTTCAGAGGGCACTGGGAGCTACTGGAAGATACTGGGAATCCCAGGAGAGGACAGCGCAGTGGTGCCAAGGGgtttccccctgccccacaaCCCAGGGTCCCGCGGCGGGGGGGAGGGTCCTGACCCTGCTTCAGTTTTCCCCCTGGGGTGGGAGCCTGGGGTGTGGGGGTGTAGCGCCCAGCAGCCCCCCGTGGGGCGCAGACAGCCATGAGTGGGTGCGGGGGCGTGGAcggtccagagcctggggaaAGGGAAGTGAAAGTGATTGTGGTTTGTGaaggggggcggggagggggggacgGGCCGGGGGGCGGGAAGGGAAGCGGCAGACGGGAAGGAGAAATAAGCCCTGGGGGGAAGAAAGTTTGTCTGGGGGGGTCCTTAGCACCCACGGGTTCTGGCCAGGACGTCAGCCTCCTGCACCGCAGACAGATATTATCAGGGTGCTGCGGGCAGTGGTTGGGGTGCCACACACCGCAGTGccagccctcccctcccccaccacGAGTGGatgccctccccagcaccctcaggtgcCCCCTGCTTTGCTCAGGAGCTCTGGGGTCGGGGCGGGAGGGCTGCCCTCGGTGAGGATTTGGGGGGCTGGGGCTTCCCCAGCAGGTGGGTGAAAGGAGAAGCgagagctgcaggggcaggggggggttgctgcagcagaaacctgcccccctccccctcccttggtgaatggggaaactgaggcacggtgGTGCCATGGGGGGGGGGCCACTGCCTACAGGTGCCCCCGGCGCCATGAcccccttcctgctgctgtggctgccactGGCTGGAGCCAGCACCTGGATGCCATGCCCCGATGGGCAGTTGTGTCCCACCACCCCGGTGAGTGCCCAGGGGACAGAGGGGGACacggtggggagggggggtgacCCCACCAGTGAATAACAGTCCCCCCCCATACCTCTCACCCCTCCCAGGCCCTGCCTTCCAGCAGAACTGGAGCCAGCTGCCCACTGCCAGGGGTGAGCCACCCTCCCTACCTCAGTTTCCCCTCTTTCTGCCATTTTGAGGGggctcccctcttccccccccccctactgCCTTCCCACCTGCCCCCACTTCTGTGTCCCCAgggtgtgacctgcactggtggCCACCGCTGCTGTCCCCGAGGGTCCCACTGCAGCGCTGACGGCGACTCTTGTGTCACCTCCCTAGGTATGGGGGAGGCCACACATGGGTGGGGGGACATGGGTGAGCctggggtgggggctgggggtCCCTCACCCCATCCCTGCTCTCCGCAGCCCCTCATGCTGTCCCCTGTCCCGACGGGCAGTCCGAGTGCCCCGACGGTGCCACGTGCTGCGTGACGGCCAGCGGCGCCTGGGGGTGCTGCCCCATGCCCCAGGTACAGAGGCAGGGTGGGGGGCACAGGGACATTGTGGGGGCCACATCCTGAGGCCACTGCTGTGATGAGCCTGCCCGGTGCCCACAGGCCTTGTGCTGTGCTGACAAAGTGCACTGCTGCCCCCATGCCACCCTCTGTGACCTGGCCCATGGACGCTGCCTGTCGCCCACTGGTGACCAtgtgcccctgggcaccaccttcCCTGCCTGGAAGCGCCAGCCCTCGGTGCCAGGTAAGGGCTGTGCCTCTGCTGGCGGTGGGGTGGCCCTCATggatggggcagggaggaggggaggggacatggtggcactgtgtgtgtgtccctgcaGTCACCCTGCGCCAGGTGCTGTGCCCGGATGGGCGCTCGGCGTGTCCCGACGGATccacctgctgccagctgccctcGGCACAGTATGgctgctgtcccctgcagaaCGTGAGTCACAGCCCCACGATGGGCACCCTGCACTGGGCACCccatgctgggcagcctgggccaagcgTCATCCTATGCCAAGCATCCCAGGCCAGCCACCCCTTACCAGGCATCCCCTGCCAGGCACCCCACATCCACCAACCCACACCAGGCACCTCATGCTGGGTACCCTGTACTGGCTGCTTCATGCCAGCTGCCCCATACTGGGCACCCTGTACTGGTAACCCATCCTGAGCACCCCATGCCCAAGCATCCTGTCCCAAGCACCCCATGTTGGGTACCTTGAGCTGGGCACCCCACATCAGGCACCCCATGCCCAACCAAGCCATGCCAGGCACCCCGCACTGAGCACTCCGTGCTGAGCACCCTGTATCAGGCACTGTGTCCCAAGCAGCCCATGCCAGGCAGCCTCTATTGGCAGTCCATACTGAGCACCCCATGCCAGGCATAGTGGTCCTGagcaccctgtgctgggcaTCCTACACTGAGCACCCCATGCCAGGCATCCTGTCCCAAGCACTCCATGTTGGATACCTGAGGCTGGGCATCCCATACCCAGCACTCCATTCTAGGCATCCcatgctgggcaacctgtaatGGGCACTTTATCCCAGACACCTCGTGCCACGCACCCCATACTGTACTGGCAGCCCATGCCAGGCACTCTGTTGAGCACCCAGTATTGGGCACCTTATCTCGAGCACTCCATGCTGAGCACCCTGACCCAAGCACCCAGTGCTGGGCACCTTGTCCTGAGCACTCCACATCAGACACCTTGTGCTGGGCACACCATGCCAGGCACCCTATATCCTGAACCCCCTGTGCCATGCTCTCCATCTGGGCACCCTGTATTGGGCACTGCATGCCAGACTGCTATGCCATTTACCCCATGCTTGGCACCTCCAACAAGAGGCCACCCTGTCCTTGTTGCTGCTGGTccctgtgggtgggcagggTGGGCAGTGGCAGGGGTCATGCAGGCACCCACAAGGATGTACTGGGCAGGCGGTGTGCTGCAGCGAcgggcagcactgctgcccacaGGGCACCACCTGTGACCTGGAACACTCCACCTGCACCTCAGCACGACCCCAGGCAGCCCTGCCCACAGGTGAGGACACCCCCCCCATCtttctgtgccaggctggggatggggggggaCATGCCAGCTCAGAGCGTGCCCCCATCCCCAGCTGGCGAGGTGACGTGTGAGGACAGGACGAGGTGCCCCGAAGGCAACacctgctgcaggctcagccAGGGGGCATGGGGGTGCTGCCCGCTGGAGGAGGTATGGGGGTGTCCCCTGCCAGGTTCATGGAGGGGGGGTCCCCTGTGCCCTGGGTGGGACAAGGTCAAGTATCCCCTGTGCCCTGGGAGGGGTCAGGATGAGTGCCCCCAAAGGACAAGAACAGATGTCCCATGTCCAGCAGGAGGGACAAAGGCTGATGTCCCCTGTGCCCAGGGGAGGGGCAGTGCCAGTCATCTCCAGTGCCCTGGGTGAGATGAGGGACAATGTTCCCTGTCCCCTAGGAGGGGCAATGGCAGATGTCCCTTTGCTCCTTGAAGGACAAGGGCAGATGTCCCTTCTCCCCTGGGTGTGATGAGGTCAAGTGTCCCCTGTGCTCCAGGAGGAACAAAGGTTCATGTCCCTGTGCCCCGGGTGGGATGAGGTCCAGTGTCCCCTGTGCCCTGGGTGGGATGAGGTCCAATGTGCCCTAGGAGGGATGTCGCCAGTCCTAGGGCGTTCACCCCACTGATGTCCAGGCCCCCACTCAAGCTCCCTTTTAACTGGGACCAGTTTGGGGATCCAGGGGTGGGAGGTGGTAAAGTCGCAGGGGGCTGCTGGGATGCTCTTGGACCTCCTGTGTTGTCCCACACAGGCAGTGGACAGagtcaggctgggctggggacagacaggacaagggacaggcCAGGGGGACACAATCTGTCCCTTGGGGGGTccccaggcacagagctgggtgTCTTGGGGGGCCAGCTGGACTCATTCCCCCCCATTTTTCCCCCCGTAGGCCGTCTGCTGCTCTGACCACCTTCACTGCTGCCCGCGGGGCTCCACCTGCGACCCAGGggtgggcagctgcctgctggcagggggcggtgcccagccctggctgcggaagagccctgccctgccccgggCGGGGGACGTGCGCTGTGACGAGCAGACGAGCTGCCCCGACGGCAGCACCTGCTGCCGCCTCACCTCGGGGGCGTGGGGGTGCTGCCCGCTCGAGGAGGTCTGGGGGACCCCGTGGGGAACAAGGACGTGCTGGTGTCTCCTGTTGGGGGGtgttggggggtgggagggggcagGGTGGTGCACTGGCTGCTGGGGGAGCCTGGGATGGGCTGAGACCACCGAGGTGTCCTTGAAGGGGGCTCCTTGCTGAAGGGGCTGCACGAGCTGGCTTGGGGGCATTCAGCAGGGCACTGCCACTGCCTGGATCTCGGGACAGAGCCACCTTTGCCCCCGTTGGATGGGGTAGCTGTCCCCTGTGCCCTGAGTGGGACAAAGGCCTAGTGTCCCTTCTTCTCCTGGGGGAATGAGTGTCCCTTTTTTGCCAGGAGGGGCAATGCCAGCTGTCTGTGGTGCCCTGAGTGCTGTAAGGGCCAATGTCCCCTGTCCTCTGTGAGTGACAGTGCCAGATGTCCCCTTGCTTCTTGAAGGCTGAGGGCAGATGTCCCCAGTGCCCTGGTGGGACAAGGGCAGATGTACCCCTAGGAGGGATGTGGGCAGCCCAGGGCCCCCCCCAGTGTGCCACTGTGCCCCTTCGCTGTGCCTCCCCTGGTCAGACTGCCTCTGTTAGCTGGCACCGGTTCAGAGCTCCAGTGGCTGGAAGTGATGTGTGGTGAATATGGGGTGAGGCCCCTGGCATGCTCAGGGACTTCCCTGTGTCCCACTTGGAGTGGGGGGCAATAGGAGTGATGAGGGGGTCCCCATAATCCCCCTAGAGCAtgcatggagccaggctggcacTGGAGGAGAGGGGTcaagggaggagaggaacagGTCAGGGGGCAGCACAGTTTGTCTCCTGGGGGTCCCCAGGTGTGGGTGagctgaggggggggggggcgctgGTCGTGCTGTGCTCACCCTCCCTTCTTGCTCCGCCCCCCCCAGGCTGTCTGCTGCCCTGACCACATTCACTGCTGCCCGCGGGGCTCCACCTGCGACCCGGAggggagcagctgcctgctggggggCGGCggtgcccagccctggctgcgGAAGATGCCGGCACTGCGGCGGGGCGGGGACGTGCGCTGTGACGAGCAGACGAGCTGCCCCGACGGCAGCACCTGCTGCCGCCTCACCTCGGGGGCGTGGGGGTGCTGCCCCCTCGAGCAGGTCGGGCAGGGGCCTGCGGGTGGAGCATTTTGAGGAGGGGAGCGTGCCAGGACACAAGGCGCTGGGGATGGAATTGGGGGAGTTGGAGCAGAGTGGGGACTGGGGGGTGGCCCTCGGGGGGCGAGTGGGGGACAGGGATGTGGGACAGCTCTCTTTCCATATCAGTAACTCCCCCTCCATACCAGTAAGCCCCTTCTCCATACCAGTAATGCCCTACTCCATACTACTAACCTCCCCCCATACCAGTAACCCCCCTCTTCCATATCAGTAATCCCCCTCCTCCATACCAGTAACCCTCCCCCTCCATACCAGTAACCCCTTTCTCCATACCAGTAACCCCCTCTTCCATACCAGTAACCCTCCTTTTCCATACCAGTAACCCTCCTTTTCCATACCAGTAACCCCCTTCTCCATACCAGTAAATCCCCTCCATACCAGTAACGCCCCCCATACCTGTAACCCCTTCTCCATACCAGTAACTCCCCCCATACCAGTAACCCCCTCCTCCATTCCTGTGTGTCCCCCCTCAATGGGGCTCCCGTGGATACCCtggtgcctggggctgctgctgggtgtgaGCAGGGTTTAGAGGGGCTCTGGATGACtttggaggggggaggaagggagccaGGGTGGCACCCAGATGCTGGGTTCCTCCTGAGTGCCCCCCAACTCCTGGGATCCCCCTTGATGCCAATATccctgtcccccccccccccaggccgTTTGCTGCCGGgaccaccagcactgctgcccccGCGGCTACACCTGCAACGAGGCCACCCAGAGCTGCGACAAGCTGCTGGCACCTACCCCCCTGCTGCGGgcacccccctccccaccccgggCATCTGCGTCCCTCCGCTGGGCACCCCCGCACCCTTCCGCCCCGCTGCGAGCCGCCAGCCCCCAGCGAGATGGCGCCGTGCCCTGCGCCGCCACCGGCTCCTGCCAGGCAGGGCGGAAGTGCTGCcggagcagggctgggtcctggGGGTGCTGCCCCTTCGCCCAGGTCAGTGCCGGGGGGGAACATTGGGTGGGTGGTTGGGGCACCGGGGTAGGGGGCGCTGGGCAGCATCACCCCAATCCCATCtctccctgcagggctcctgctgccttGACGGTCggcactgctgcccaggggggtcgCACTGCATTGCTGGGGGCTTGGGGTGCACCCCCCTACGCTGGGACCTGCCTGACCCCCACAGGGTGCTGCTCTGATGGCCCCAGGGACACCCCCCGGGTGGCAGCACCCCAATAAAACGTTTCTAGgacaacccccacc
Coding sequences:
- the TMEM98 gene encoding transmembrane protein 98, with the translated sequence METVVIVAIGVLATIFLASFVALVVVCRQRYCHPKDLRHHYDTKPIVDLMGTTETPSEPSELELDDVVITNPHIEAILENEDWVEDASGLVSHCIAILKICHTLTEKLVAMTMGSGARVKSPASLGDIIVVAKRISPRVDDVVRSMYPPLDPKLLDARAAALLLSVSHLVLVTRSACRQPAARHWVERSLAAAEEHMAVLRQAAMATESDRPAPTEAFRQEQSAI
- the GRN gene encoding progranulin — its product is MTPFLLLWLPLAGASTWMPCPDGQLCPTTPGVTCTGGHRCCPRGSHCSADGDSCVTSLAPHAVPCPDGQSECPDGATCCVTASGAWGCCPMPQALCCADKVHCCPHATLCDLAHGRCLSPTGDHVPLGTTFPAWKRQPSVPVTLRQVLCPDGRSACPDGSTCCQLPSAQYGCCPLQNAVCCSDGQHCCPQGTTCDLEHSTCTSARPQAALPTAGEVTCEDRTRCPEGNTCCRLSQGAWGCCPLEEAVCCSDHLHCCPRGSTCDPGVGSCLLAGGGAQPWLRKSPALPRAGDVRCDEQTSCPDGSTCCRLTSGAWGCCPLEEAVCCPDHIHCCPRGSTCDPEGSSCLLGGGGAQPWLRKMPALRRGGDVRCDEQTSCPDGSTCCRLTSGAWGCCPLEQAVCCRDHQHCCPRGYTCNEATQSCDKLLAPTPLLRAPPSPPRASASLRWAPPHPSAPLRAASPQRDGAVPCAATGSCQAGRKCCRSRAGSWGCCPFAQGSCCLDGRHCCPGGSHCIAGGLGCTPLRWDLPDPHRVLL